In one Cronobacter dublinensis subsp. dublinensis LMG 23823 genomic region, the following are encoded:
- a CDS encoding YcbK family protein, with the protein MDKIDAHRRKLLAFGGAALGAAILPTPAFATLSTPRPRILTLNNLNTGESIKAEFFDGRGYIQDELAKLNHFFRDYRANKVKAMDPRLFDQLYRLQGLLGTRKPVQLISGYRSVDTNAELRSKSRGVAKHSYHTKGQAMDFHIEGISLSNIRKAALSLRAGGVGYYPSSNFVHIDTGPLRHW; encoded by the coding sequence ATGGATAAAATAGACGCTCACCGCCGCAAATTGCTGGCGTTTGGCGGCGCCGCTTTAGGCGCTGCAATACTGCCAACGCCTGCGTTTGCTACTCTGTCGACGCCGCGACCGCGTATTCTTACGCTGAATAACCTCAATACTGGCGAATCGATTAAGGCCGAATTTTTCGATGGCCGGGGCTATATTCAGGATGAATTAGCAAAGCTAAACCATTTCTTTCGTGATTACCGGGCAAATAAGGTAAAAGCGATGGATCCCCGATTATTTGACCAGCTCTACCGTCTGCAGGGCCTGCTTGGCACTCGCAAACCGGTGCAGTTGATCTCCGGCTATCGCTCCGTTGATACCAACGCGGAACTGCGATCCAAAAGCCGCGGCGTGGCAAAGCACAGCTACCACACCAAAGGCCAGGCGATGGATTTTCATATCGAAGGAATTTCGTTAAGCAATATTCGCAAAGCGGCGTTATCTCTGCGCGCCGGTGGTGTAGGATACTACCCCAGCAGTAACTTTGTGCATATTGATACCGGGCCGCTAAGGCACTGGTAA
- the mukB gene encoding chromosome partition protein MukB: MIERGKFRSLTLINWNGFFARTFDLDELVTTLSGGNGAGKSTTMAAFVTALIPDLTLLHFRNTTEAGATSGSRDKGLHGKLKAGVCYSVLDVVNSRHQRVLVGVRLQQVAGRDRKVDIKPFAIQGLPSAILPTQLLTETLNDRQARVLSLNELKDKIDTMEGVQLKQFNSITDYHSLMFDLGVVARRLRSASDRSKYYRLIEASLYGGISSAITRSLRDYLLPENGGVRKAFQDMEAALRENRMTLEAIRVTQSDRDLFKHLISEATNYVAADYMRHANERRIHLDQALELRRELFTSRKQLAAEQYKHVDMARELSEHAGAEGDLETDYQAASDHLNLVQTALRQQEKIERYDADLEELQVRLEEQSEVVAEAAEQQEENEARAEAAELEVDELKSQLADYQQALDVQQTRAIQYQQALTALERARELCHLPALSAESADEWLDTFQAKEQEATERLLSLEQKMSVAQTAHSQFEQAYQLVASINGPVSRAEAWDVARELLRDASQQRHLAEQVQPLRMRLSELEQRLREQQDAERLLAEFCKRQGKAYEPDDLEALNEELEARIAALSDSVSQAGEQRMTLRQELEQIQSRVKTLTSQAPVWLAAQNSLNQISEQSGETFESGQQVTEYLQQLLEREREAIVERDEVGARKRTVDEEIERLSQPGGAEDARLNALAERFGGVLLSEIYDDVSFEDAPYFSALYGPSRHAIVVPDLSRVRELLDGLEECPEDLYLIEGDPQSFDDSVFSVEELEKAVVVKVAERQWRYSRFPSVPLFGRAARESRIESLHAEREALAERYATLSFDVQKTQRLHQAFSRFVGQHLAVAFEADPEAEIRKLTTRRSEIERAISQHENDNQQQRVQFEQAKEGVAQLNRLLPRLSLLADDSLADRVDEIQERLAEAQDAARFISQHGNALAKLEPVASVLQSDPEQFDQLKQDYEQARQTQRDARQQAFALSEVVQRRAHFSYSDSAHMLSGNTDLNEKLRQRLEQAEAERTRAREALRTHAAKLSQYHQVLASLKSSFDTKKEMLGDLQRELQDIGVRADASAEERARQRRDELHTRLSNNRSRRNQLEKQLTLCEAEMDNLTRSLKRLERNYHEMREQVVSAKAGWCAVMRMVKDNGVERRLHRRELAYHSGDDLRSMSDKALGALRLAVADNEHLRDVLRLSEDPKRPERKIQFFVAVYQHLRERIRQDIIRTDDPVEAIEQMEIELGRLTEELTSREQKLAISSRSVANIIRKTIQREQNRIRMLNQGLQSVSFGQVNSVRLNVNVRESHATLLDVLAEQHEQHQDLFNSNRLTFSEALAKLWQRLNPQIDMGQRTAQTIGEELLDYRNYLEMEVEVNRGSDGWLRAESGALSTGEAIGTGMSILVMVVQSWEDESSRLRGKDISPCRLLFLDEAARLDARSIATLFELCERLQMQLIIAAPENISPEKGTTYKLVRKVFQNHEHVHVVGLRGFAAPPTEALPGAAEVS, from the coding sequence ATGATTGAACGCGGTAAGTTTCGCTCGCTAACGCTTATCAACTGGAACGGCTTTTTTGCCCGCACGTTTGATCTCGACGAGCTGGTCACCACGCTTTCCGGCGGTAACGGCGCCGGGAAATCGACGACGATGGCGGCGTTTGTCACGGCGCTTATCCCTGACCTTACGCTTCTGCATTTCCGTAACACCACCGAAGCGGGCGCGACCAGCGGCTCGCGCGATAAGGGCCTGCACGGCAAACTCAAAGCGGGCGTCTGTTATTCGGTGCTGGATGTCGTGAACTCGCGCCATCAGCGCGTGCTGGTGGGCGTGCGTCTGCAACAGGTCGCCGGGCGCGACCGTAAAGTGGACATCAAGCCGTTCGCTATTCAGGGCCTGCCGAGCGCCATACTGCCGACACAGCTGCTCACCGAGACCCTGAACGATCGTCAGGCGCGCGTGCTGAGCCTCAACGAGCTCAAAGATAAAATCGACACGATGGAAGGGGTGCAGCTCAAGCAGTTCAACTCCATCACCGACTACCATTCGCTGATGTTCGATCTGGGCGTGGTGGCGCGTCGTCTGCGTTCGGCGTCCGATCGCAGCAAATATTATCGCCTGATTGAAGCCTCGCTCTACGGCGGTATCTCCAGCGCCATTACCCGCTCGCTTCGCGACTATCTGCTGCCGGAAAATGGCGGCGTGCGCAAGGCGTTCCAGGATATGGAAGCGGCGCTGCGTGAAAACCGTATGACGCTGGAAGCTATCCGCGTGACCCAGTCGGACCGCGATCTGTTCAAGCATCTGATCTCCGAAGCCACCAACTACGTGGCGGCGGATTACATGCGCCATGCCAACGAGCGTCGCATTCATCTCGACCAGGCGCTGGAGCTGCGCCGCGAGCTGTTCACCAGCCGCAAGCAGCTCGCCGCCGAGCAATATAAACATGTCGATATGGCGCGCGAGCTCTCCGAACATGCCGGCGCAGAAGGCGACCTTGAAACCGATTATCAGGCCGCGAGCGATCACCTGAATCTGGTGCAGACCGCGTTACGCCAGCAGGAGAAAATTGAGCGCTACGACGCCGACCTTGAAGAGCTGCAGGTTCGCCTGGAAGAACAGAGCGAAGTGGTGGCCGAAGCGGCAGAGCAGCAGGAAGAGAACGAAGCCCGCGCTGAAGCCGCCGAGCTGGAAGTCGACGAACTCAAAAGCCAGCTTGCGGATTATCAACAGGCGCTGGATGTTCAGCAGACTCGCGCGATCCAGTATCAGCAGGCGCTGACCGCGCTGGAGCGCGCCCGAGAGCTGTGCCATCTGCCGGCTCTGAGTGCCGAAAGCGCTGACGAGTGGCTGGACACCTTCCAGGCGAAAGAGCAGGAAGCCACCGAGCGCCTGCTGTCGCTTGAGCAGAAAATGAGCGTCGCGCAGACCGCGCACAGCCAGTTCGAGCAGGCCTACCAGCTGGTCGCTTCCATTAACGGCCCGGTAAGCCGCGCCGAAGCCTGGGATGTCGCGCGCGAGCTACTGCGCGACGCCAGCCAGCAGCGCCACCTGGCCGAACAGGTGCAGCCGCTGCGCATGCGTCTTTCCGAGCTGGAACAGCGCCTGCGCGAACAGCAGGACGCCGAGCGTCTGCTGGCCGAGTTCTGCAAGCGTCAGGGCAAAGCGTACGAACCGGACGATCTTGAAGCGCTGAATGAAGAGCTGGAAGCGCGCATCGCGGCGCTCTCCGACAGCGTCTCTCAGGCGGGCGAACAGCGCATGACGCTGCGCCAGGAGCTGGAGCAGATCCAGAGCCGCGTGAAGACGCTCACCAGCCAGGCGCCCGTCTGGCTGGCGGCGCAAAACAGCCTCAACCAGATAAGCGAGCAGAGCGGCGAGACGTTTGAGTCCGGCCAGCAGGTCACCGAATACCTGCAGCAATTGCTGGAGCGCGAACGCGAAGCTATCGTCGAGCGTGACGAAGTGGGCGCGCGCAAGCGCACGGTCGACGAAGAGATCGAACGCTTAAGCCAGCCGGGCGGCGCCGAAGACGCGCGTCTCAACGCCCTGGCCGAGCGCTTTGGCGGCGTGCTGCTGTCTGAAATCTATGACGACGTCTCCTTTGAAGATGCGCCTTACTTCTCGGCACTGTATGGCCCGTCGCGTCACGCGATTGTGGTGCCGGATCTCTCACGCGTACGCGAGCTGCTCGACGGCCTCGAAGAGTGCCCGGAAGATCTCTATCTGATTGAAGGCGACCCGCAGTCATTCGATGACAGCGTATTCAGCGTCGAAGAGCTGGAAAAAGCGGTGGTGGTGAAGGTGGCCGAGCGCCAGTGGCGCTACTCCCGCTTCCCGTCGGTGCCGCTGTTTGGCCGCGCCGCGCGTGAAAGCCGCATTGAGAGCCTGCATGCCGAACGCGAAGCGCTTGCCGAGCGTTACGCGACGCTCTCCTTCGACGTGCAGAAAACTCAGCGTCTGCATCAGGCGTTCAGCCGGTTTGTCGGCCAGCATCTGGCCGTGGCGTTTGAGGCGGACCCGGAAGCGGAAATCCGTAAACTCACGACGCGGCGCAGCGAAATCGAGCGCGCCATCAGCCAGCACGAAAACGACAACCAGCAGCAGCGCGTACAGTTTGAACAGGCGAAAGAGGGCGTCGCCCAGCTTAACCGTCTGCTGCCGCGCCTGAGCCTGCTGGCCGATGACAGCCTGGCGGACCGTGTCGATGAAATTCAGGAGCGTCTGGCGGAAGCCCAGGACGCCGCGCGCTTTATCTCCCAGCACGGCAACGCGCTGGCGAAGCTTGAGCCGGTGGCGTCGGTCCTGCAAAGCGACCCGGAGCAGTTTGACCAGCTGAAGCAGGATTACGAGCAGGCGCGCCAGACCCAGCGCGACGCCCGTCAGCAGGCCTTTGCGCTGAGCGAAGTGGTGCAGCGTCGCGCGCACTTCAGCTACAGCGACTCGGCGCACATGCTCAGCGGCAATACCGATCTCAACGAGAAACTGCGCCAGCGTCTGGAGCAGGCGGAAGCCGAGCGCACCCGCGCCCGTGAAGCGTTGCGCACCCACGCGGCGAAACTCAGCCAGTATCATCAGGTGCTGGCGTCGCTGAAGAGCTCCTTTGATACTAAGAAAGAGATGCTGGGCGATTTGCAGCGCGAACTGCAGGATATCGGCGTGCGCGCCGATGCGAGCGCCGAAGAGCGCGCGCGCCAGCGTCGCGACGAACTGCACACGCGTCTTAGCAACAACCGCTCGCGTCGCAATCAGCTGGAGAAACAGCTGACGCTGTGCGAAGCGGAAATGGATAACCTGACCCGCAGCCTGAAACGCCTTGAGCGTAACTATCATGAGATGCGCGAGCAGGTCGTGAGCGCGAAAGCAGGCTGGTGCGCCGTGATGCGTATGGTGAAAGACAACGGCGTCGAGCGTCGGCTGCACCGCCGGGAGCTGGCCTATCACTCCGGCGACGATCTGCGGTCAATGTCGGATAAAGCGCTGGGCGCGCTGCGCCTCGCGGTCGCGGATAACGAACATCTGCGCGACGTGCTGCGCCTGTCGGAAGATCCCAAACGTCCGGAGCGTAAAATCCAGTTCTTCGTCGCGGTGTATCAGCACCTGCGCGAGCGTATCCGCCAGGATATCATCCGCACCGATGACCCGGTCGAGGCGATTGAGCAGATGGAGATTGAGCTCGGCCGCCTGACGGAGGAGCTTACCTCCCGCGAGCAGAAACTCGCGATAAGCTCCCGCAGCGTGGCAAATATCATTCGCAAAACCATCCAGCGCGAACAGAACCGCATTCGCATGCTCAACCAGGGCCTGCAGAGCGTCTCGTTCGGCCAGGTCAACAGCGTGCGGCTTAACGTCAACGTGCGTGAAAGCCACGCGACGCTGCTGGACGTGCTTGCCGAGCAGCACGAGCAGCATCAGGATCTGTTTAACAGCAATCGCCTGACCTTCTCCGAGGCGCTGGCGAAACTCTGGCAGCGCCTGAACCCGCAGATAGACATGGGACAGCGCACCGCGCAGACCATCGGTGAAGAGCTGCTCGATTACCGCAACTATCTGGAGATGGAAGTAGAGGTTAACCGCGGCTCCGACGGCTGGCTGCGCGCGGAAAGCGGCGCGCTCTCCACCGGTGAGGCGATCGGTACCGGGATGTCTATTCTGGTGATGGTGGTCCAGAGCTGGGAAGATGAGTCGAGCCGCCTGCGCGGCAAGGATATTTCGCCATGCCGCCTGCTGTTCCTCGACGAAGCGGCGCGTCTTGATGCCCGTTCCATCGCCACGCTGTTCGAACTGTGCGAACGTCTGCAGATGCAGTTGATTATCGCGGCGCCGGAAAACATCAGCCCAGAAAAAGGCACGACCTATAAGCTGGTGCGTAAAGTGTTCCAGAACCACGAGCACGTTCACGTGGTCGGGCTGCGCGGCTTTGCGGCACCGCCAACGGAAGCGTTGCCGGGCGCGGCGGAAGTCTCGTAA
- the mukE gene encoding chromosome partition protein MukE: MSSTNIEHVMPVKLALALANPLFPALDSQLRAGRHIGLDELDNHAFLMDFQGELEEFYSRYNVELIRAPEGFFYLRPRSTTLIPRSVLSELDMMVGKILCYLYLSPERLANEGIFTQQELYDELLALADETKLLKLVNNRSTGSDLDRQKLQEKVRSSLSRLRRLGMVWFMGHDSSKFRITESVFRFGADVRAGDDPREAQLRMIRDGEAMPVESHLQLNDENDDTQQDNAEDDND, encoded by the coding sequence ATGTCATCGACAAATATTGAACACGTGATGCCAGTAAAGCTGGCGCTGGCGCTCGCGAACCCGCTGTTTCCGGCGCTCGACAGCCAGTTGCGCGCCGGGCGTCACATTGGCCTGGATGAGCTGGATAATCACGCCTTTCTGATGGATTTCCAGGGTGAACTGGAAGAGTTCTACAGCCGTTATAACGTGGAGCTTATCCGCGCGCCGGAAGGGTTTTTCTATCTGCGCCCACGCTCCACCACGCTTATCCCGCGCTCGGTGCTTTCCGAGCTGGATATGATGGTCGGCAAAATCCTCTGCTATCTCTACCTGAGCCCGGAGCGGCTGGCGAACGAAGGCATTTTCACCCAGCAGGAGCTCTACGACGAGCTGCTAGCGCTGGCGGATGAAACCAAACTGCTGAAGCTTGTAAACAACCGCTCGACCGGCTCCGATCTTGATCGTCAGAAGCTGCAGGAGAAAGTACGTTCTTCCCTGAGCCGCCTGCGTCGTCTTGGCATGGTCTGGTTTATGGGCCATGACAGCAGCAAATTTCGCATCACCGAGTCGGTGTTCCGCTTTGGCGCTGACGTGCGCGCCGGCGACGATCCGCGCGAAGCGCAGCTGCGCATGATCCGCGACGGTGAAGCGATGCCGGTGGAAAGCCATCTGCAGCTCAACGATGAGAACGACGACACCCAGCAGGATAACGCGGAGGATGACAATGATTGA
- the ldtD gene encoding L,D-transpeptidase: protein MVLNNMHGFRRSALSLCLALSIAPLFNAYADEPELITTDSITTLSAQPIALSPGMVFLAANAVPDAASRLASTRTQLQAALPAGFTPVYMNALVGLYAARDLKPMWENRDAVQAFQQQLAEVALAGFQPQFTAWVEQLTDPAVTGLARDIVLSDAMVGYLHFISGIPSQGNRWLYSAKPYKPELPALTVLNQWQVSLDNGSVPAFVRSLAPAHPQYAAMHASLLQLVADTRPWPQMTGKEKLRPGQWSNDIPALKEILQRTGMLDGGPDIVLPGDNSDVVSPSAAPQTASPTTAKKPTRGVYDKDLVAAVKRFQKWQGLGADGVIGQSTRDWLNVTPAERAALLALNIQRLRLLPGKLDTGIMVNIPEYSLVYYQNGSQVLASRVIVGRPDRKTPLMSSALNNVVVNPPWNVPPTLARKDILPKVWNDPGYLESHGYTVLNGWSSNAEVVDPWMVDWATITPSNLPFRFQQAPGVHNSLGRYKFNMPSSDAIYLHDTPNHNLFQRDARALSSGCVRVNKASELANLLLQDAGWNDSRISQTLKEGNTRYVNIPQTIPVNLYYLTAFIGEDGRPQYRTDIYNYDHTARSGAQILPKVEQLIR from the coding sequence ATGGTGCTTAACAATATGCATGGTTTTCGACGGTCAGCGCTGAGTTTATGTCTGGCTCTTAGTATCGCTCCACTGTTTAATGCGTATGCCGACGAACCGGAACTGATCACTACCGACAGCATCACCACGCTGAGCGCACAGCCGATTGCGCTGTCGCCGGGCATGGTGTTCCTCGCGGCAAACGCGGTGCCTGACGCCGCGAGCCGTCTTGCAAGCACGCGTACGCAGTTACAGGCGGCGCTGCCAGCGGGCTTTACGCCGGTTTATATGAACGCGCTGGTGGGGCTGTATGCCGCCCGCGATCTGAAACCGATGTGGGAGAACCGCGACGCGGTGCAGGCGTTCCAGCAGCAGCTTGCCGAAGTGGCGCTCGCCGGTTTTCAGCCGCAGTTTACCGCCTGGGTGGAACAGCTTACGGATCCCGCTGTGACCGGGCTTGCGCGCGATATCGTGCTGAGCGACGCGATGGTCGGCTATCTGCATTTTATCTCCGGCATTCCAAGCCAGGGTAACCGCTGGCTCTACAGCGCTAAACCGTATAAACCTGAGCTGCCCGCGCTGACGGTGCTTAACCAGTGGCAGGTCTCGCTGGATAACGGCTCGGTCCCGGCGTTTGTCCGTTCGCTGGCGCCTGCGCACCCGCAATATGCGGCGATGCACGCCTCGCTGCTGCAACTGGTCGCCGACACGCGCCCGTGGCCGCAGATGACCGGCAAAGAGAAGCTGCGCCCCGGCCAGTGGAGCAACGACATCCCGGCCCTGAAAGAGATTTTACAGCGTACCGGTATGCTGGATGGCGGCCCGGATATCGTCCTGCCTGGCGATAACAGCGACGTCGTCAGCCCGTCCGCCGCGCCGCAAACGGCGAGTCCGACGACAGCGAAAAAACCGACGCGCGGCGTGTACGATAAAGACCTGGTCGCCGCGGTGAAACGTTTTCAGAAGTGGCAGGGCCTCGGCGCGGATGGCGTGATTGGCCAGTCGACCCGCGACTGGCTGAACGTGACGCCTGCCGAGCGCGCCGCGCTGCTGGCGCTCAATATCCAGCGTCTGCGTCTGCTGCCCGGTAAGCTCGACACTGGCATTATGGTCAATATTCCCGAGTATTCGCTGGTCTATTACCAGAACGGTAGCCAGGTGCTGGCGTCGCGGGTGATTGTGGGCCGTCCGGATCGTAAAACCCCGCTGATGAGCAGCGCGCTCAACAACGTGGTGGTGAACCCACCGTGGAACGTGCCGCCGACGCTTGCGCGCAAAGATATTCTGCCGAAAGTCTGGAACGATCCGGGCTATCTTGAAAGCCACGGTTATACGGTGCTGAACGGCTGGAGCAGCAATGCCGAAGTGGTGGATCCGTGGATGGTTGACTGGGCGACAATAACGCCGTCGAACCTGCCGTTCCGCTTCCAGCAGGCACCGGGCGTGCATAACTCGCTGGGGCGTTACAAGTTCAATATGCCGAGCTCCGATGCCATCTATCTGCACGATACGCCGAACCATAATCTGTTCCAGCGCGACGCGCGGGCGCTCAGCTCCGGCTGCGTGCGTGTGAATAAAGCGTCAGAGCTTGCTAACCTGCTGTTGCAGGATGCGGGCTGGAATGATTCCCGTATTTCGCAGACGCTGAAAGAGGGGAATACGCGCTACGTGAATATTCCGCAGACCATTCCGGTGAACCTCTATTATCTGACGGCATTTATTGGCGAAGATGGGCGTCCGCAATATCGTACAGATATTTACAATTATGATCACACCGCGCGATCGGGCGCACAAATCCTCCCGAAAGTGGAACAACTTATCCGCTAA
- the mukF gene encoding chromosome partition protein MukF gives MSTFSQTVPELVAWARKNDFSIQLPVDRLAFLLAVATLNGERLDGEMSEGELVDAFRHVSDAFEQSTETVAQRANNAINDMVRQRLLNRFTSEQAEGNAIYRLTPLGIGITDYYIRQREFSTLRLSMQLSIVASELKRAADAALEGGDEFHWHRNVYAPLKYSVAEIFDSIDLTQRIMDEQQQLVKDDIAQLLNKDWRAAISSCELLLSETSGTLRELQDTLEAAGDKLQANLLQIQEATLGRDDLHFIDRLTYDLQSKLDRIISWGQQAIDLWIGYDRHVHKFIRTAIDMDKNRVFAQRLRQSVQNYFDAPWALTYASADRLLDMRDEEMALRDEEVTGELPPDLEFEEFNEIREQLAAMIEAQLDVYRERQQPLDLSAVMREYLAQFPRARHFDVARIVVDQAVRLGVAEADFTGLPAKWQPINDYGAKVQANVIDKY, from the coding sequence ATGAGTACTTTTTCCCAGACAGTCCCTGAACTGGTTGCCTGGGCCAGGAAAAACGATTTCTCGATCCAGCTCCCGGTGGACAGGCTGGCGTTTTTGCTGGCTGTCGCCACCCTGAACGGTGAAAGGCTGGACGGTGAAATGAGCGAAGGGGAGCTGGTGGACGCGTTTCGCCACGTCAGCGACGCTTTCGAGCAATCCACAGAGACGGTCGCCCAGCGCGCCAACAACGCCATTAATGACATGGTACGCCAGCGCCTGCTTAACCGCTTTACCAGCGAGCAGGCGGAAGGCAACGCTATCTATCGCCTGACGCCGCTCGGAATTGGCATTACTGATTACTACATCCGCCAGCGCGAGTTCTCCACGCTGCGCCTGTCTATGCAGCTCTCGATTGTGGCAAGCGAACTCAAGCGCGCCGCGGACGCCGCTCTGGAAGGCGGCGATGAATTCCACTGGCACCGCAATGTTTACGCGCCGCTCAAATATTCGGTGGCGGAGATTTTCGACAGCATCGATCTCACCCAGCGCATCATGGATGAACAGCAACAGCTGGTGAAAGACGATATCGCCCAGTTGCTCAATAAAGACTGGCGCGCGGCGATTTCCAGCTGCGAGCTGCTGCTGTCGGAGACCTCCGGCACGCTGCGCGAATTACAGGATACGCTGGAGGCGGCGGGCGATAAGCTGCAGGCCAACCTGCTGCAAATCCAGGAAGCGACGCTTGGCCGTGACGATCTGCATTTCATTGACCGTCTCACCTATGACCTGCAAAGCAAGCTCGACCGCATTATTAGCTGGGGTCAGCAGGCGATAGACCTGTGGATTGGCTACGACCGCCACGTCCATAAATTTATCCGTACCGCGATTGATATGGATAAAAACCGCGTCTTCGCCCAGCGTTTGCGCCAGTCGGTACAGAACTATTTCGACGCGCCGTGGGCGCTCACCTATGCCAGCGCCGATCGCCTTCTCGACATGCGCGATGAAGAAATGGCGCTGCGTGATGAAGAAGTGACCGGCGAACTGCCGCCGGATCTGGAATTTGAAGAGTTTAACGAGATCCGCGAACAGCTGGCGGCGATGATTGAAGCTCAGCTTGATGTCTACCGGGAACGCCAGCAGCCGCTCGACTTAAGTGCCGTGATGCGCGAATACCTGGCCCAGTTCCCGCGGGCCCGTCATTTCGACGTGGCGCGTATCGTGGTAGACCAGGCGGTGCGTCTGGGCGTCGCTGAAGCGGACTTTACCGGGCTGCCGGCCAAATGGCAGCCGATTAATGATTATGGAGCCAAGGTACAGGCGAATGTCATCGACAAATATTGA
- the cmoM gene encoding tRNA uridine 5-oxyacetic acid(34) methyltransferase CmoM: MRDRNFDDIAEKFARNIYGTTKGQLRQAILWQDLDALLSVLPDRPLRVLDAGGGEGQTASRLAERGHQVLLCDLSAEMIARARQAAQEKGVSGNMHFVQCAAQEAGQHLESPVDLILFHAVLEWVADPQAALRHLWQCLAPGGALSLMFYNANGLLMHNMVAGNFAYVQQGMPKKKKRTLSPDYPREPQQVYRWLEEMGWHIHSKTGVRVFHDYLREKHQQRDEYETLLELETRYCRQEPWVSLGRYIHVTAFKPEIQG; this comes from the coding sequence ATGCGGGATCGCAATTTTGATGACATCGCCGAAAAGTTTGCGCGCAACATTTACGGTACAACAAAAGGCCAGTTGCGTCAGGCTATCCTCTGGCAGGATCTCGACGCGTTGTTAAGCGTTTTGCCCGACCGTCCGCTGCGCGTGCTTGACGCAGGCGGCGGCGAGGGGCAAACCGCCAGTCGCCTTGCTGAGCGCGGCCATCAGGTGTTGCTGTGCGATCTCTCGGCGGAAATGATAGCCCGCGCCCGTCAGGCCGCCCAGGAGAAAGGTGTGAGCGGCAACATGCATTTTGTACAATGCGCCGCGCAGGAAGCAGGTCAGCATTTGGAAAGCCCGGTTGATCTGATATTGTTTCACGCTGTGCTGGAATGGGTGGCCGATCCGCAGGCGGCGCTGCGCCATTTATGGCAATGCCTGGCGCCGGGCGGCGCGCTCTCGCTGATGTTCTACAACGCCAACGGCCTGCTGATGCACAACATGGTGGCGGGTAATTTCGCCTATGTGCAACAGGGAATGCCCAAAAAGAAAAAACGCACGCTTTCGCCGGATTATCCGCGCGAACCGCAGCAGGTTTACCGCTGGCTTGAGGAGATGGGCTGGCACATTCACAGCAAAACCGGCGTGCGGGTTTTCCATGACTATCTGCGTGAAAAACATCAGCAGCGCGACGAATATGAGACGCTGCTTGAGCTTGAAACGCGTTACTGCCGACAGGAGCCCTGGGTGAGCCTGGGCCGATACATCCATGTCACTGCGTTTAAGCCGGAGATCCAAGGATAA
- a CDS encoding MBL fold metallo-hydrolase produces the protein MNYHIIPVTAFAQNCSLIWCEETRQAALVDPGGDAQRIKEEVAQKGVTLQQILLTHGHLDHVGAAAELAAHYGIPIIGPEKEDEFWLQGLPAQSRMFGLDECQPLTPDRWLNEGDTVSVGNISLAVLHCPGHTPGHIVFFDAQSRLLVSGDVIFKGGVGRSDFPRGDHAQLIDAIKRKLLPLGDDVTFIPGHGPMSTLGHERLHNPFLQDEMPVW, from the coding sequence ATGAACTATCATATTATTCCGGTAACGGCGTTCGCCCAGAACTGCTCGTTAATCTGGTGTGAGGAGACGCGACAGGCAGCGCTGGTGGACCCCGGCGGCGACGCGCAGCGTATCAAGGAAGAAGTCGCCCAGAAGGGTGTCACGCTGCAGCAGATCCTGTTAACGCACGGTCATCTTGACCATGTCGGCGCGGCGGCGGAGCTCGCGGCGCATTACGGCATCCCCATTATCGGCCCGGAAAAAGAAGATGAGTTCTGGCTGCAGGGCTTACCCGCTCAGAGCCGCATGTTCGGGCTTGACGAGTGCCAGCCGCTCACGCCAGACCGCTGGCTCAACGAAGGCGACACGGTCAGCGTTGGCAATATTTCGCTTGCCGTGCTGCATTGCCCGGGCCACACGCCGGGCCATATCGTTTTTTTCGACGCCCAGTCGCGTCTGCTGGTTTCCGGCGATGTGATATTTAAAGGTGGGGTGGGGCGCAGCGATTTTCCGCGCGGCGACCACGCTCAGCTTATCGATGCCATTAAGCGCAAGCTATTGCCGCTCGGCGATGACGTCACCTTTATTCCCGGCCACGGCCCGATGTCGACACTCGGCCATGAGCGCCTGCATAACCCCTTCCTGCAGGATGAAATGCCGGTCTGGTAA